One Ranitomeya variabilis isolate aRanVar5 chromosome 5, aRanVar5.hap1, whole genome shotgun sequence DNA window includes the following coding sequences:
- the LOC143776479 gene encoding alpha-2Da adrenergic receptor-like → MELPTSAAGLYNVSGNSSQQELFSWPYAPWESALIIIAVGSIILSTVVGNILVVLAIFTSRALRAPQNLFLVSLASADILVGALIIPFSLAKEVMGYWHFGNVWCSMYLALDILFCTSSIVHLCAISIDRYWSVTKAVRYNLKRTPKRIKSMVAIIWVVSAVISFPPLLKMNNLKEWRCDLNDDTWYVLFSSTISFFLPCIIMIFLYCRIYRVAKHRASTVSNLKNGLSGGNNVPPGMCYLQECPEQHNPHNNHDTEEMDLEESTSSIHKFSETAHQDPANSGNKTKVKRFSWSRGQQRDRSISQARLQQLREKRLTFVLAVVIGGFVICWFPFFFTYSLESVCRGRCGISHALFNFFFWIGYCNSSLNPVIYTVFNRDFRKAFRKLLIRSPKWTM, encoded by the coding sequence ATGGAGCTTCCAACTTCAGCTGCTGGACTCTACAATGTTTCTGGAAACAGCAGCCAGCAGGAACTTTTCAGCTGGCCATATGCACCCTGGGAGAGCGCACTGATTATTATCGCTGTGGGGTCCATCATTTTATCCACTGTTGTTGGCAACATTCTGGTGGTTTTAGCCATATTTACAAGCCGGGCTCTTAGGGCCCCACAGAACTTGTTCCTGGTCTCTTTGGCATCAGCAGACATTCTTGTGGGGGCTTTGATTATTCCATTCTCCTTGGCGAAGGAGGTTATGGGCTACTGGCACTTTGGAAATGTATGGTGCAGCATGTACCTGGCATTGGACATATTGTTCTGTACCTCTTCCATTGTTCACCTGTGTGCCATCAGCATTGACAGGTACTGGTCTGTTACCAAAGCGGTAAGGTACAACTTGAAACGCACACCTAAGAGGATTAAGAGTATGGTTGCAATTATCTGGGTGGTTTCTGCTGTTATCTCCTTCCCACCATTGCTGAAAATGAATAATCTCAAAGAATGGAGGTGCGACCTCAATGATGACACTTGGTATGTCTTGTTTTCAAGCACCATTTCCTTCTTTCTTCCCTGCATTATTATGATATTTCTTTACTGTCGGATCTATAGAGTAGCCAAACACAGGGCTTCTACAGTGTCCAACCTCAAGAATGGTCTTTCTGGCGGCAATAATGTCCCACCAGGCATGTGTTATCTCCAGGAATGCCCAGAGCAGCACAACCCTCACAACAACCATGACACAGAAGAAATGGACCTGGAGGAGAGCACCTCTTCAATTCATAAGTTCTCAGAGACAGCCCATCAGGACCCTGCAAATAGCGGGAATAAGACCAAAGTGAAAAGGTTTTCATGGTCCAGAGGTCAGCAAAGAGACAGATCCATCTCTCAAGCCCGCCTGCAGCAGCTGAGGGAGAAGAGGTTAACATTTGTCCTAGCCGTGGTCATTGGGGGCTTTGTCATTTGCTGGttcccatttttttttacttacagtTTGGAGTCGGTATGTAGAGGGAGATGCGGCATTTCTCATGCTCTTTTTAACTTTTTCTTCTGGATTGGTTACTGCAACAGCAGCCTTAATCCAGTCATATACACTGTATTTAACCGAGACTTCAGGAAAGCGTTCCGAAAACTGCTCATACGCTCTCCTAAATGGACCATGTAG